In Oryctolagus cuniculus chromosome 18, mOryCun1.1, whole genome shotgun sequence, the DNA window GCCACCTCTGGGATGTGAGGACACACACTGGCATGTAGCAGAAGCCAGAGGAGAAAAGAAGAGCGTTGGCAGGTGTCAACACAATTGCAAAATCAGTAAGGAAGCCCCTGCAGACGCAAGTGTGTCCAGGTACGGCTAGAAGCTCAGGTGACTGTACGTTTCCTCCCACCAAACCACGACTCTGGGCTCTCTGCAGCTTCTCATCCCGAGGGGGTCCCAGTCTCTCTGAGAAAGCATGtcaccccaaccccacccaccTTGCCTGGGCCACCTGAGTTTCCGTGGTACAAGGCTTTCTCTGGCTAACAGGGCCTGGGACCCCAAGCCTGGCAGGTAGGACACACTCTCTGCTCACCGCGGGCACACACGTTGGTGGTCACCAGAACCTTCTCTTTGCCCTCTCGGAAGCGCTCAATCACAGCTGCTCTCTGCTCCACCACCATTTCTCCGCTCAGCAGGGCCACCTGGTGGCCTTCCTTTGACAGCTCTGCTGCCAACCAGCTGGCTGTTTTGCGGGTCTGGAGTGAAAAAAATGGTTTTCAATATAAAGACCTATGGGTAAGAAAATGCAGATGCTTGCAAAGAGTGGTCTGTTGCCAATCAAATACACAACAGCTCTGTGCTGAGTTCACTCAGCACAACAGGCTTAAACTGTCTCATAGAGAATGTCAGACCCATGATTGGTTTTGGAGGGACAAATTAAGTGCTCTTGGCTTTTTGTTCAGCAAGCGTACACATTGAGCCCAAGATCTTTATTCCAAAACAGTCTACGTTCCTTATGCTTAACAGTTACTTCAGGGATGTTAACCTGAGGTGTTTCCCAAGTGATCTCTAAGAAGTGGGTAGAGGTAAGGATTCCACCCTCACAACAGCTTCCCCTGGTAACTCACTGCAGCCTGAGGAGCCTAGgctcaggggcaggaggaggcgaGTCATCAtttcctgcctgctctgcctgctgtgcccttCCCACGGTGGGAAGCTGGGTCCTCCCCAGCACTAAGGGGGGGTCTCCAGGCAGTGGGCCAGCAGCCCAgcaggcacctgctgctgctaCTCACGTGGCAGAAGATCATGGCCTGAGCGATGGTGATGGCCCCATACAGGTTGCACAGGGCCTGGAACTTCTCATCTCTGTTGTTGCACAGGACGTAGTACTGCTTGATGGTATCCAAAGTCTCCTCCTCGCGCTTCAGTTTGATAATGTTCGGGTCTGGGACCACTTTCTGGGCAAACTTCCACACAGAGTCTTCAAAGGTCGCAGAGAAAAGGAGCATCTGGCAGTTCCTGGGCAGCATCCTGCAAGGCAGGGCCCGGGCATCTGACGTGACCCTGAGGCTCTCAGCAGGAATAGCAGCCCCACAGCTCGCCCGCTTGCTTGGCTGTGCCCCCAGGAAGGCTACAGGTGCTGTGCAGCatcccagggaggcccaggggagCAGCTGAGCCCCAGGTCTCCTCTCTTAACTCAGGCTGGGAGTATGCTCAGTGCTGATCAAGCGAATGCTCTAAGTCCCGAGCAGAGAGCCTGAGAGGGCTAGAAGAGGTGTCTGAAGCACGGGACAAGAGGCTGCCCCGGTTCCTACCTCTGGATGCGGATGCTCTGATCCTGGTGGCCCTGAGTGGCTATCATCACGTCAGCCTCGTCCAGAACAAACACCTTGATCTTCTTGGGGTCAATGAACTTGAGTTTGGAGCACCAGTCCAGGACAGTCCCTGGGGTGCCAATGACAATCTGCTCACTGATCTTCTGCCCTCTTTCCACTGTGGAGACAAGATGCTTTCTTCAGGAATTCCCATGGTAAATCTCTGGAAATCAAAATCATGCGAAACAATCCAGAACTAATAGAAGTTAATTCCAAATTGCAAGACTCATATGAAGATTTGTAATCTCCAGTCTTGACTTTTTCTGTGACACAGGCACAATGCTAATTATCTCAATATGAAATAAACTCTAAAGTCTACTGTTAAAAGTCAGAGAAGGACAGGACATgatgaagtgggttaagctgccacttgggatatccgCTTCAGACACAGaggtcctgggttcaagtccctgttatGCTTgtaatccagctgtctgctaatacATTCTGTGAGGTattagatgatggcttaagtgtttgtgTTCCTGCAaaagacctggatttagttccaaGCTTCTACTTAGCCTAGGCCAGCCCTGGTTTATTGAGCGTTTGAGGACtgtaccagtggatgaaatatttctttttctgcctttcaagcaggagaaaatgaaaaaataaatatttttaaaaatactactgaACAAGTTACATAAGACATTTTACACCAAAAGTGATATACATGCTGTACAGACATGCCCATCTAAGAGGTAAACAGTagcttcaatttctgtttccatGATCACAATGCAACTCGTCATCTTTTCACATTTATCAGCCATCTGAATAGCAGCCATGTGAATCCTAGTTTTGTGAAGTGCTCATTTTCCTATTATAttgtttgctttcttattttgtaGAAGTTTTACATATTCTGATAGCTTCCTAATGACCTATTTTAAATGAATCAAGATCAGGCCCTCCTGATCttgatatattaatttattttgaaagttagagctacgagaggagacaaagagatcttctacctgccagttcatcccagatgaccacaacagccagggcttggccagacaaaagccaggagcttcagccaggtctcccacatgggtagtggaggcacaaacacttaggccatcctctgttgcttttcccaggccattagcagggagctggatcataagtagaacagctgggacacaaacctgtacccacatgagatgccggcactgtaggtggtggaattacctgctaagccacaacgccagcctcaagTCCTCCATTTTAACCCATACCTTCTACATTATAAACTGCAGAACACGTGGAAGAACTAGAAGAAGCATTTCCtccgttttttaaagatttatttatttggaagggggagaaagatgtcttccatctggtggttcactccccaaatgaccacaatagccagggctgggccaggcaaaagccaggagccagaagcttcatcgaGGCctcccaatgtgggtgcaggggcccaagtacttgggtcatctgctgctgctttcccacacacattagcagggacgtggattagaagtggagcaggggctggtgctggggcacagtaggttaaggccTGTGGcactgaatcccatatgggcactggttcaattcctggctgttccactttcagtctggctccctgctaatgacctgggaaagcagtggaagatggtccaagtgcctgggcccttgcacccacgtaggagacccaaaagaagttcttggctcctagcctCGAATTGggagagctccagctgttgtggccatttggggagtgaaccagcagatggaaaacctttctcagtctctccctctctaactttgcctctcaaataaatctttaaaaaaaaaagtggaacagccagcacctatatggcatgccagtattgcaggcggtgacttaacacACAGTGCTACAGCACTGGACCCATAATTTCTGATTTTAACAAGAGTTTGTgaactgggactggcattgtatggcattgtagaagatggcccaagggcttgggcccctgccaccaatgttctctttttttttttttttttttttttttttttttttttgacaggcagagtggacagtgagagagagagacagagagaaaggtctcctttgccattggttcaccctccaatggccgctgcagccagcacaccgcactgatccgaagccaggagccaggtgcttctcctggtctcccctgcgggtgcagggcccaagcacttgggccatcctccactgcattcccaggccacagcagagagctggcctggaagaggggcaactgggacagaatccggcgccccgaccgggactagaaccctatgttctggtgccgtaggtggaggattagcctagtgagccgcggcactggccccctgccaccaatgttaagagacctggatggagttccaggctcctgcctttggctagtcccactgggaagtaaaccagcagatggaagatctctttgtctttccctgtcactctttccaataaatacaccttttaaaaacaaacaaagataaaaacaacAAAGCATGAGAACTGTAAATGTTCTCCATTAACTTTCACTAAACTGGAGCTCACTTTCAAAGAAAGGGATCTGCCTCCATCCTCCCAAACCTAGTCCTAAAATTCCTCTTTGGTAAGCATGTTCTAGAACTCTGGATGCTGAATTCGGAGCACTGTGTTCCCAATGAAAAACTCCAGGCTTTTAGAATTCCATGAGCCAAGCAGGGACTTTTTAACAACTTGAAATCTTAAGATTGGAAAGGACTGCTAACAAATTAGCAAGTATTTAAATGCACTGGCTAAAAGCAATGCAGTTAGGCTCTAGGGTCAGACTGAACTAAAAAGTTGAACATATGTCAACATATCTTCAAAACTGAAGACACAACCACCCTCCCCTGGCTTGGTGCTGAAGTCTCATCCCGCATACTCACATTTATTGCCTCGAACAGCATAAGCAAGCTTTAGTTCTGGATGAAATTTGCCCATCTGCTCAATCACTTTACCAGTTTGAAGTGCCAGCTCATATGTTGGGGAGAGGCACAGACACTGACAGAGAAATCATAAAGGATGAGTTTAGTAACAGCAGGCTCTAAAGCAACAAGTGCACTGGTGTTTCCACCACTTGAACAGTGTAGACATCCACATCCTCCCCAGTCAGGTACACCTTCCTCCTGTAGACTGAAGTCTTCAGCAGGGAGCTCTGGCATGGCAGAGGCTTTTGGAAGccattaatatttttgtttttaattttcatatcctttatttgagaaacacacacacatggcagtggcggtgggggggggggggcaaatctcaaatgcccactggttcactaccaaaatgtcTACAACTGTTGGGGCCATACCAtctcaaagctaggagctaggaactcaatctgggtctgccaccgtggatggcagagacctaaaCACTcaaaccatcctctactgcctcctAACGTGCaccatgaagctggaatcaggagtggagccaggacttaaatcaaggcactccaatacggaatgcaagtatcccaagtagcatcttaaccactatgccaaatgctggCCTGCAAGCCACTCTTGGGCTACAGCTTCCAGATAAACTGGACCAGGTCAGTGCCTGGTACAATGACCTGATTGATGTCTGCCTAAGCCACAGTATAAGGTGTCACAAACATTCAGAGCTCCTGTTAATCCTCCCTTCCCTCACAGATGGTGCAGCTTTTCCCAAGGCAGGCAAGTCAGCCCAGGCTTCCAAGCCCTCACCTGAGGgtgtctgtctgctggttccacTCGACTAAGCATGGCCAGGACGAAAGCAGCTGTTTTCCCAGTACCAGACTGAGACTGGGCGATGAGATTCTGTGGGCTAGATCAAgggaaaacagaaatcaaattaTGCTGATAAAACACAATAAAGAATCAGGTGGAAGGAGCAgcttttcctttattcttctcTATTTTATCTAGGCTTCCTGTACTGAGCACAAATTATAGTGACTTTTTTTAgtatgttgttaaaaaaaaacaaacctgtaaGTAGCAAATAATGACTGTTCTAGATAGGTTACAGCATGAAATCCTCAAGACTCTGCCACAGATAGAGTGCCCTAGTTGTGTGCCCTAAAGGTCCCACAGAAATCAAAGTAAGCTCCATGCTTAGACAAGTCCCCAGTGACTTTCTGTAGAGCCATAAAAAGCCCCGGGACTCAGCTCCTTCTGGgcattctctttttccatctttATAGATGATGCAAAATACCAGGCCACAGGTATGTTTTAGAGAATTCTTACATTCCAGTACCCAGTGTCATGGGAACAGGTGGCCTtctcatgaaaagaaaaaaataatcagttGATTGGGAGAAGTTGCTGCATACAGTATGACATCATTTACCAGGGAAGATGTGTAGAGACCTATGTAATGAGACTACCTCTTGACGGAGCTCATTCAGTGGTGTGGGAAAGGAATGGAGGGGAGGGCAGACAGGCTGTCACTGGCTTCCTGGTTTCTTTCTTGGCAGGAGAGGGATACATAGGTGTTCTTGATATTCTCTCCAAACCTTTTCATAAGTCTTAAGAACTtacaactaatttttaaaaatgcaattttaaaatttgcaagGAATTATCTGTGAATTTTTATTAAGTAGGAAAGGCAGAAACTacctagttttttgttttttttttttttttttgacaggcagagtggacagtgagagagagagacagagagaaaggtcttccttttgccgttggttcaccctccaatggccgccgcggccagcgcgctgcggccggcgcaccgcgctgatccgatggcaggagccaggagccaggtgcttttcctggtctcccatggggtgcagggcccaagcacctgggccatcctccactgcactccctggccacagcagagggctggcctggaagaagggcaaccgggaaagaatccggtgccccgaccgggactagaacccggtgtgccggcgccgctaggcggaggattagcctagtgagccgcggcgccggcagaaacTACCTAGTTTTATGTGATTTTCTTTGCACCTGCCCAAGCTGTTTCAATGAAGAAACATGTTGCCCCAAATGGTGTATGTTGTTCTCAGGAACACTAAGAGCTATTTATGGAAAACTTTAGTTAGACCAaatctggaagaggggcaactgggactgcATACTCACGGTTCAGCAAGCATCATGGGTAATGCATTCTCTTGGATCTTGGATGGTCGATTGAAGCCCATGGCATATACTCCCTGGAGAAGCTGTGGTTTCCTAgaagtccagagagagagagtgggtggATTCCTAGTAGCTGAACTTGTTTAAAGGCCGAGAATATTAACTACATCTTACAGggaatgatacttcccaccactATCAGATATATTTTCCAatgccttaaaaacaaaacaaaaccaccaacTTTCACTACTAAATTTTAGGTTTCCTCTCCCTCTACTAAATCTTAATATGAAACTACTATACAACTCATAAAATAGACTAGTTTCCTTTTATGAAGAAGTCCATGCTTTCAGCAGACCCACAAATCTGGTTGGCCTTGGATGGTAACTGTTGCCTGCACACtgcaaatatattattaataCACTGACAGTATTTACTAATTCATAGTATAATCAAACTATAAAAGAAAtctatacctgcatgggaaatccggaagaagtttctggctcctggcttcggattagcacagctctggccgtcgcggccaaatggggaataaaccaacagatggaaaacctttctctctctctctctctctctctctctctgcctctccttctctctgtgtaactctttcaaataaaaaaaaattttttttgacaggcagagttagacagtgagagagagaaagagacagagagaaaggtcttcctttctgttggttcacctcccaaatggctgccacggctggcgcactgccagccgtcaaataaataaatcttaaaaaaaaaaggccggcaccgcggctcactaggctaatcctccgccttgcggcgccagcacaccgggttctagtcccggtcagggcgccggcttctgtcccggttgcccctcttccaggccagctctctgctgtggccagggagcgcagtggaggatggcccaagtacttgggccctgcaccccatgggagaccaggaaaagcacctggctcctgccatcggatcagtggggtgcgctggccgtggtggccattggagggtgaaccaatggcaaaggagacctttctctctctctctctctcactgtccactctgtcaaaaaaaaaaaaaatctaaaataccaCTTCCTATACTGATATTGAAGTTGGAGAATTTCAGTATTTTgtgattttatgatttatttattttttggaaggcaaagtgaaagggaggaggagagggtcaaagagatatcttccatctgtctaCTGGTTTACCTCCCTCCCCTACAAATaccaggccaggcagaaaccaggagccaggaactccatctagctctcccatgtggaagcaggaacccaagcagttgagctatcatctgctgtctgcCAGGTACATTTATagaaaggtggatcagaagtgtggactAACTAGAACTCAGTTGGGCACTCtaacatgagatgctggtgtctcaagtggtagattaacccactgtgccacaatgctcactcaagaatttgttttaatttctcagTGCACAGAGAAACTAAGCCACAGTTCTTGGTCCTTCCAAAGCCAGCTGTGCAAATAGGACAATCAAGAGATATAaaaaggggctggggctggggtgtggtgggttaggcctctgcctacggcactggcatcccctgagTCCCGagttgagacctggctgttccactactgatccagctctctgctaatgcctaggaaagcatcagaggatagcCAGGTGCTTaggtcactgcacccatgtgggacacttggaagaagttcctggctcctgcctttgcattggctcagctccagccattatgccatttggggagtgaaccagcacatggaggaccttgctctttgtctctctctctctttataaagctctgcctctcaaataaatctaaaaagaaaaagatataaaaagctGATCGAGTCTGATCTAGTAGCTGATACATAGTAAATAGGAAGGGGTAGTTTGGTTATCATCTTGAACTTTACAAATGTTTATATTATGTTGGTCtaaatcaaattcttttttttagatttttatttatttatttttctgacaggcagagtggacagtgagagagagagacagagagaaaggtcttcctttgccgttggttcaccctccaatggctgccacggccggcacgctgtggctggcgcaccgcactgatccgaagccaggagccaggtgcttttcctggtctcccatggggtgcagggcccaagtacttgggccatcctccactgctcctgggccacagcagagagttggcctggaagaggggcaaccgggacagaatccggcgccccgaccgggactagaacccggggtgccggcgctgcaggcggaggattagcctattgagccgcagcgccagcactcAACTTCTTATATAAGCAACTCAGCCACACAACAAATAATCATTTGAAGTTACTCATACATTGCATTTACAGTAAGTTCTCTACTAGTGCTAAACCTACAGGGTATTTAACAAAAGCCATAGcagatttttaaagacttatttatttatttgagatgcagagttacagagggagagacagagaggtattccatttgctggttcatttcccaaatgactgcaacactggagctggaccaatctgaaagcaggagccaagagcttcttccaggtctcccacatgggcgctgaggcccaagcacttgggccatctttcgctgctttagCACAGAGCTAAAgagccattagcacagagctggattggaactggggcagccaggactcaatccggcacctgtacgggatgccagcgctgcaggaggcggcttagcccactaggccacagcaccagccccggcagATTGTTTCTCTCAAAAAGTCAAACCAAGACAAGAATTCTGTTCTCTAAACCATTGCTGCAGTTTAACAGGCTTACAAAAGGCACTTCTTCAGGCATGTGTTAGTTCTCAGACAGAAAGAACTTTGAAAACATATGTGtgttctttttggaaaaaaatagtgGTTTTTCTGATTTGGTTGTGAAGGAAATAAAGTCATTACCTAAGCAGTACTCATGTGACATAAAAGCTTTTACTggttctggttctttttttttttttttttttgacaggcagagttagacagtgagagagagagagacagagagaaaggtcttccttccgttggttcacc includes these proteins:
- the LOC100339723 gene encoding ATP-dependent RNA helicase DDX19A isoform X1 → MATDSWALAVDEQEAAVKSISSLQIKEEKVKPETNGVVKTSTSAEKTDEDEKEDRAAQSLLNKLIRSNLVDNTNQVEVLQRDPNSPLYSVKSFEELRLKPQLLQGVYAMGFNRPSKIQENALPMMLAEPPQNLIAQSQSGTGKTAAFVLAMLSRVEPADRHPQCLCLSPTYELALQTGKVIEQMGKFHPELKLAYAVRGNKLERGQKISEQIVIGTPGTVLDWCSKLKFIDPKKIKVFVLDEADVMIATQGHQDQSIRIQRMLPRNCQMLLFSATFEDSVWKFAQKVVPDPNIIKLKREEETLDTIKQYYVLCNNRDEKFQALCNLYGAITIAQAMIFCHTRKTASWLAAELSKEGHQVALLSGEMVVEQRAAVIERFREGKEKVLVTTNVCARGIDVEQVSVVINFDLPVDKDGNPDNETYLHRIGRTGRFGKRGLAVNMVDSKHSMNILNRIQEHFNKKIERLDTDDLDEIEKIAN
- the LOC100339723 gene encoding ATP-dependent RNA helicase DDX19A isoform X2, coding for MSGTFLIRKPQLLQGVYAMGFNRPSKIQENALPMMLAEPPQNLIAQSQSGTGKTAAFVLAMLSRVEPADRHPQCLCLSPTYELALQTGKVIEQMGKFHPELKLAYAVRGNKLERGQKISEQIVIGTPGTVLDWCSKLKFIDPKKIKVFVLDEADVMIATQGHQDQSIRIQRMLPRNCQMLLFSATFEDSVWKFAQKVVPDPNIIKLKREEETLDTIKQYYVLCNNRDEKFQALCNLYGAITIAQAMIFCHTRKTASWLAAELSKEGHQVALLSGEMVVEQRAAVIERFREGKEKVLVTTNVCARGIDVEQVSVVINFDLPVDKDGNPDNETYLHRIGRTGRFGKRGLAVNMVDSKHSMNILNRIQEHFNKKIERLDTDDLDEIEKIAN
- the LOC100339723 gene encoding ATP-dependent RNA helicase DDX19A isoform X3, giving the protein MLSRVEPADRHPQCLCLSPTYELALQTGKVIEQMGKFHPELKLAYAVRGNKLERGQKISEQIVIGTPGTVLDWCSKLKFIDPKKIKVFVLDEADVMIATQGHQDQSIRIQRMLPRNCQMLLFSATFEDSVWKFAQKVVPDPNIIKLKREEETLDTIKQYYVLCNNRDEKFQALCNLYGAITIAQAMIFCHTRKTASWLAAELSKEGHQVALLSGEMVVEQRAAVIERFREGKEKVLVTTNVCARGIDVEQVSVVINFDLPVDKDGNPDNETYLHRIGRTGRFGKRGLAVNMVDSKHSMNILNRIQEHFNKKIERLDTDDLDEIEKIAN